The following proteins come from a genomic window of Mariniflexile sp. TRM1-10:
- a CDS encoding T9SS type A sorting domain-containing protein yields MLNKFVILFLLSCALSYGQLSIRNDAYVFITDEIVFVEDDINLNETDSKIYLRDEAQIIQGTGTTGNSGVGELSVYQEANVGAYEYNYWCSPIGSKTNNLVNNPFGISFLNDVVDLTNSNPATYVHSSTYNGTSTPLNIEPYWIWKYITGSTYADWIHVQGNTTINPGEGFTMKGTLGSSDAQRFDFRGKPNNGTIAVNVSNNTQTLVGNPYPSAMDAFAYIHDTENAAVITGTLYYWEQDPNVNSHYLADYQGGYASYTIDPFGAETPLPATFNTYNGDGSINTGGVGTGSKLPKRYIPIGQGFMVEGTATGTVKAKNSHRVFVKETNVDSEFFKTTNSKTQKIASTSSGFSMVPSDYKRFRLNIDFNNTYTRQIAQTFHASATEGFDYGLESKINANDILKSDAHWIIDNDSYTAEALPFDESLKIPLVIKVAQNMPVRIRIADVQNFENISNIYIHDIKNDTYVDLNNQDFNINLETGNYLNRFEVTFTKNTLSNDFEAFKTLKVYHNNSTLTINNPKAININSLELIDVTGKRVLHKKIHSKETTQNYSTKGLSDGAYIVNVLLKNDQVFTKKIIVAAKE; encoded by the coding sequence ATGCTAAACAAATTCGTCATACTCTTTTTGTTATCATGTGCTTTGTCTTATGGGCAACTGTCTATAAGAAACGATGCTTATGTATTTATAACCGATGAAATTGTTTTTGTTGAAGATGATATTAATTTAAATGAAACTGATAGTAAGATTTACTTAAGAGATGAAGCGCAAATTATACAAGGAACAGGCACTACGGGAAATTCTGGTGTTGGAGAATTAAGCGTTTATCAAGAGGCTAATGTTGGTGCTTATGAATATAATTACTGGTGTTCCCCCATTGGAAGTAAAACCAATAACTTAGTAAATAATCCATTTGGTATTTCGTTCTTAAATGATGTTGTAGATTTAACAAATTCCAATCCAGCTACATACGTACATTCTTCTACTTATAATGGCACTTCTACACCATTAAACATTGAGCCATACTGGATTTGGAAATACATCACAGGAAGTACTTACGCCGATTGGATCCATGTACAAGGCAATACCACAATAAATCCTGGTGAAGGATTTACTATGAAGGGTACTCTGGGTTCCAGTGATGCTCAACGTTTCGACTTTAGGGGCAAACCAAATAATGGCACCATTGCGGTAAATGTTTCAAACAATACTCAGACTTTGGTTGGCAATCCTTATCCGTCAGCTATGGATGCTTTTGCTTATATCCACGACACAGAAAATGCTGCGGTTATAACTGGAACTTTATATTATTGGGAACAAGACCCGAATGTCAACTCTCATTATTTAGCCGATTACCAAGGTGGTTATGCTTCTTATACTATTGATCCATTCGGTGCTGAAACGCCATTACCCGCAACCTTTAATACTTATAATGGTGATGGTAGTATAAACACTGGTGGTGTAGGCACTGGCTCTAAACTCCCTAAGAGATACATCCCAATTGGGCAAGGTTTTATGGTTGAAGGCACAGCTACTGGTACAGTTAAAGCTAAAAATAGCCATCGTGTTTTTGTAAAAGAAACAAATGTAGATAGTGAATTTTTTAAAACAACCAATTCAAAAACACAAAAGATAGCCAGTACAAGTAGTGGCTTCTCAATGGTACCTTCTGATTATAAGCGTTTCAGACTAAATATCGATTTTAACAACACTTACACCAGGCAAATAGCACAAACTTTTCATGCTTCGGCTACTGAAGGATTTGATTATGGATTGGAATCCAAGATTAATGCAAACGATATTTTAAAGTCTGACGCCCATTGGATAATTGATAATGATTCATACACCGCCGAGGCACTTCCTTTTGATGAAAGTTTAAAAATCCCTCTAGTTATTAAGGTTGCTCAAAACATGCCAGTAAGGATTAGAATTGCTGATGTTCAAAATTTTGAAAACATTTCAAATATTTACATTCATGATATTAAAAATGACACTTATGTAGATTTAAATAATCAAGATTTTAATATCAATTTAGAAACCGGAAATTATTTAAATCGTTTTGAGGTTACTTTTACTAAGAACACATTAAGCAATGATTTTGAAGCGTTTAAAACACTTAAAGTATATCATAACAATTCCACATTAACTATAAATAATCCAAAAGCTATAAACATTAATTCATTGGAATTGATAGATGTTACAGGCAAACGTGTTCTTCATAAAAAAATACACTCTAAAGAAACCACACAAAATTATTCTACTAAGGGATTGAGCGATGGCGCTTATATTGTAAATGTTTTATTAAAAAACGATCAGGTCTTTACCAAAAAAATTATTGTGGCTGCTAAAGAATGA
- a CDS encoding Smr/MutS family protein — MIFEVGDKVLVLDEAMTGIVKKIVGNTISIETDDGFLLDFESNELVKRASKGSIKNDLFSHASAATALKEKEQFAKRKQAKTRPKDRFEPTMEVDLHINQLVKSSKGMSNHDMLTLQLETARRQLDFAISKRIQKIVFIHGVGEGVLKIELEYLFAKYDNVKFYDANYQKYGLGATEVYIYQNVPTG, encoded by the coding sequence ATGATTTTTGAAGTAGGCGACAAAGTTTTGGTTTTAGATGAAGCCATGACTGGTATAGTTAAAAAAATAGTTGGAAACACCATTTCAATTGAAACTGATGATGGTTTTTTGCTTGATTTTGAAAGTAATGAATTGGTTAAAAGGGCTTCTAAAGGAAGTATTAAAAACGACTTGTTTTCACATGCCAGTGCTGCTACAGCTTTAAAGGAAAAGGAGCAATTTGCCAAAAGAAAGCAAGCTAAAACTAGACCCAAAGACCGTTTTGAACCTACTATGGAAGTTGATTTGCATATTAATCAATTGGTGAAATCATCAAAGGGAATGAGCAATCATGACATGTTAACACTACAATTAGAAACAGCCAGACGCCAACTGGATTTTGCCATCTCAAAACGCATTCAAAAAATAGTTTTTATACATGGTGTAGGTGAGGGCGTGCTGAAAATTGAATTGGAATATTTGTTTGCTAAGTACGATAACGTAAAATTTTACGATGCCAACTACCAAAAATACGGTTTAGGCGCCACCGAAGTTTATATTTATCAAAATGTGCCCACTGGTTAA
- the rocD gene encoding ornithine--oxo-acid transaminase — protein MAVLEQLTPQQAIALENKYGAHNYHPLPVVLNRGEGVFVWDVEGKRYYDFLSAYSAVNQGHCHPKIVNAMVQQAQTLTLTSRAFFNDVLGKYEKFACNFFGFDKLLPMNTGAEAVETALKICRKWAYEVKGIDENEADIIVCENNFHGRTTTIISFSNDPVARKNFGPFTKGFIKIAYDNLEALETTLKNNPNVAGFLVEPIQGEAGVYVPQEGYLSKAKALCESYNVLFIADEVQTGIARTGKLLAVDHENVKPDILVLGKAISGGVYPVSAVLANNSVMDVIKPGNHGSTFGGNPVAAAVAIAALEVVRDEHLAENAEALGNLFRSELNTYIETSKIVNLVRGKGLLNAIVINDTEESDTAWNICLALRDHGLLAKPTHGNIIRFAPPLVMTKEQLLDCVSIIAKTLKQFE, from the coding sequence AACACCACAGCAAGCAATTGCATTAGAAAACAAGTACGGAGCGCATAACTACCATCCACTTCCTGTAGTATTAAATAGGGGTGAAGGAGTATTTGTGTGGGATGTAGAAGGGAAGCGATATTACGATTTTTTATCGGCTTATTCAGCTGTAAACCAAGGGCATTGCCACCCGAAAATCGTGAATGCTATGGTACAGCAAGCGCAAACTTTAACCTTGACATCGCGCGCCTTTTTTAACGATGTACTTGGTAAATATGAAAAATTTGCCTGTAATTTTTTTGGCTTCGACAAATTATTACCTATGAATACGGGTGCCGAAGCTGTAGAAACGGCATTAAAAATTTGTAGAAAATGGGCGTATGAAGTAAAGGGTATCGATGAAAATGAAGCAGACATTATTGTATGCGAAAATAATTTTCATGGGCGAACAACTACTATTATTTCGTTTTCTAACGACCCTGTGGCACGGAAAAATTTCGGGCCTTTTACAAAAGGATTTATAAAAATTGCATACGATAACTTGGAAGCCTTAGAAACTACTTTAAAAAACAACCCTAATGTTGCTGGTTTTTTGGTAGAACCTATTCAAGGTGAAGCAGGTGTTTATGTACCACAAGAAGGTTATTTATCAAAAGCAAAAGCATTATGTGAAAGCTATAATGTATTATTTATTGCCGATGAAGTACAAACAGGTATTGCACGAACGGGTAAATTGTTAGCAGTTGATCATGAAAATGTAAAACCAGATATTTTGGTTTTAGGAAAAGCTATAAGTGGCGGTGTGTATCCTGTCTCTGCGGTTTTGGCAAATAACAGCGTTATGGACGTGATTAAACCCGGCAACCACGGAAGCACTTTTGGCGGAAATCCAGTAGCTGCTGCAGTAGCTATTGCTGCTTTAGAGGTTGTTAGAGATGAACACCTTGCTGAAAATGCCGAAGCTCTAGGTAATTTATTCAGAAGTGAATTGAATACATATATCGAGACAAGTAAAATAGTCAACTTAGTGAGAGGTAAAGGCTTGTTAAACGCTATTGTAATTAACGACACAGAAGAGAGCGATACCGCTTGGAATATTTGTTTGGCACTACGCGATCATGGTTTGTTGGCAAAACCAACACATGGAAATATTATTCGTTTTGCACCACCTTTAGTGATGACTAAAGAACAATTACTTGATTGCGTCAGTATTATTGCAAAAACACTTAAACAATTTGAATAG
- a CDS encoding DUF2752 domain-containing protein translates to MSSLDDYMLPCLNKKIFGFDCMGCGFQRSLSLIIHGDFVSAFYMYPAVYTLIPLGLFIIASFFFKLKYSNKIINALAIVSVIIIIASFIIKKI, encoded by the coding sequence ATGTCTTCTTTAGATGATTACATGTTGCCTTGCTTAAACAAAAAAATTTTTGGTTTTGATTGTATGGGTTGTGGTTTTCAAAGGTCTTTATCCTTAATAATCCATGGCGATTTTGTATCTGCTTTTTATATGTATCCTGCTGTTTATACCCTTATTCCATTAGGTTTATTTATAATAGCATCCTTTTTTTTCAAGCTTAAATATTCTAATAAAATTATAAATGCACTTGCAATTGTTTCTGTTATTATAATTATTGCTAGTTTTATAATTAAGAAAATCTAA
- a CDS encoding CCC motif membrane protein, whose protein sequence is MKKNLNTTLIYILSILGLLCCCLGGLGIVFAGPAYYIANKKIKEAELNPDDYEGDVKAMNTAKIVALVVTIICAVTLLYNIYDLSTGGFEKRKDLIEDFMKGYQQGLEGN, encoded by the coding sequence ATGAAAAAAAATCTTAATACTACGCTTATTTACATACTGTCTATCTTAGGACTTCTTTGTTGTTGTTTAGGAGGTCTTGGAATTGTATTTGCTGGACCTGCTTACTACATAGCCAACAAAAAAATAAAAGAAGCTGAATTAAATCCTGACGATTATGAAGGCGATGTAAAAGCAATGAATACCGCAAAAATAGTGGCTTTAGTGGTTACCATAATATGTGCCGTAACCTTGCTTTATAATATTTATGATTTATCTACAGGCGGTTTTGAAAAGCGTAAAGATCTTATTGAAGATTTTATGAAAGGCTACCAACAAGGTTTAGAAGGAAACTAA
- a CDS encoding LPXTG cell wall anchor domain-containing protein: MKYLNYIFIVLGAAVAIYAKTGTEQNQYILIGGIVILMLGIYRISKTIPSKDDDDLNNDVN; the protein is encoded by the coding sequence ATGAAATATTTAAACTATATATTTATTGTGCTTGGTGCTGCTGTGGCTATTTATGCCAAAACAGGAACAGAGCAAAACCAGTATATTTTAATTGGCGGTATTGTAATATTGATGCTTGGTATTTATAGGATTTCGAAAACGATTCCTAGTAAAGATGACGACGATTTAAATAATGATGTAAATTAA